Proteins from a single region of Desulfovibrio sp. UCD-KL4C:
- a CDS encoding N-acetylmuramoyl-L-alanine amidase has translation MNQWHLERGWSGIGYHGVFLNGHRTSRAEYNPAEDGILESGRPLNVVGAHCKGHNSRSVGLCLIGTDSFTNAQMDAAYQKVQELLRHFNLDPDAVYGHYELDDHKTCPNIDMDIFRERLWELRS, from the coding sequence ATCAACCAGTGGCATCTGGAGAGAGGGTGGAGCGGGATAGGGTATCACGGGGTGTTCCTGAACGGCCACCGCACAAGCCGCGCAGAATATAATCCTGCCGAAGACGGCATACTTGAATCAGGCCGTCCGCTTAATGTGGTGGGAGCGCATTGCAAAGGACATAATAGCCGCTCAGTCGGGCTTTGCCTTATCGGGACGGATTCTTTCACCAATGCTCAGATGGATGCGGCTTATCAGAAAGTGCAGGAGCTTTTGCGACATTTTAATTTAGACCCTGATGCCGTTTATGGCCATTACGAACTGGATGACCATAAAACGTGTCCCAACATAGACATGGATATATTCAGGGAAAGGCTTTGGGAGCTGAGGTCATGA